The following DNA comes from Rhodohalobacter mucosus.
GCATGCGGGTTATGTGCAAGAGCTTGTCCTCCGCTTGCGATCAGCATGCAGGCCAATGAAGATTCGGAAGATCCCAAAGAGAGATATCCGGACTTCTTTGAAATAAATATGCTTCGCTGTATCTACTGCGGATATTGCGAAGAAGTTTGCCCGGAAGAAGCGATTGTCATGAGCAAGGATTACGACATCGTTTTTGAATCCCGTGAAGACGCTGTGTATGATAAAGATCGCCTCCTGGTGCCCAAGGAGGACCTGAAAGAGAGACTTGATTATCTCAAAGAGTATAGAAACAGGCAGTTCGGTCAGTTCTGGGACTTTCAGGAAGAGAATAATATTCATTCGGTTCGCGACAGAGACAGAGAGTGGAATACCGGTCTATCCCTGGTTGATATGCTCGAACAGCAGAAACGCAATGATGCCACAAAAGCATCCTCAAACTGGTCTGTTTAATCTGAAAAATTCAACGCAAACTGAATGATGGCCCACCGTGAGGTTACACAGGAACAGTTTGAGCACTTGTTGGATGATGTTACCTACCTGCAGGATGAGGCTGAGGCTTTAAAATATGTCATCGACCAGGTGCCGTATTCAGAGACACCTCCCGACCAGATGTCGATTCTGGACATGCTCCGCTATCTTGATTTTCTGCAGGTACATCATTTCAGGCCCGTTGTGGAAGAAGTATTCAGCGAGAACAGGATACTTTCCGTAACACCGCTTTCAGAAAAAGAGAAAGACTTTCAGACTGCCACAGATAGTGCGGAGAAAGAGGAAACCGATGTTTTTACCGTGCTGAAGAAGATAATAAAGCACAGGGCAGCGCTTACAAATGTTGTTAGAAAAATACCCTTAATTGATTGGGAGAGAGAACTTAAAGATAGTGATGGAAACCGAAAAAACCTGTTCACATTTGCTTCAGAAATGGTATCTGCGGAGCGTAAGATTCTGAAAGAAATAGCTGATCTGGTGTTGATTCATCAAAATGAAAAGCTGAGTAATCGCGAAATTAATCAAAAAGTTGAGCAGCGTAAATCGGAAATGGACCAATGACCGATTGGAGCCAGGTTCTTTTACTGCTGGTGCTGCCGATTTCCCTGTATCTTTATATCACCCGAATGGGAAAGGATAGAAGAGATGCGCTGTTTACGGGCGCAATCGTGCTAATTCTGATGTTTTTTCGGGAGATTGTATCATTAACTGACGTTACAGGGCGGGAATTGTTAAAAGAGTATTCGGCTATATTACTGCTTGTACTGCTGCTCATACTTATCCTGATGTCAATCAGGCGCCTGAGGCCCGAGATATCGCGCTATCCGTATCCATTTGTTTATGTGCCTTTCATCATACTTCTTTTTTATCCCTTAGTACAGGGTACCGAGGCGCTTACCAATATCATCTTTATCATCATAGAAGGCGGATCTGTATTGTCACTTCTTTTTTTAACCATTGCGCATTTTTCGCTTTTTGAAAAAAAGTGGGTTGCTGTTTTGAATGTGGTTGTATTGTTTCTGGCCTACATCTTTTTTTGGTTTGAACCACAATTTTTTGCTGCCGAACAGTGGATGTGGCAGTCGCTGCTGTCCATTGGAATGATAACCTCTTCAATAGCATTTCCTGTGATATTATCAGAAACAAACTTGTACAAAGAACCCGCACAACTCTAAACACTGCCGCCGATGACATTGAAAACCGGAGATACCGTAGAAGACTTTTCACTTCAGAATACTGAAGGCAAACCAGTAGCGCTCAGTGAACTTATCGGTGAAGATAGGGTGGTGCTTCTTTTTTTTCCTCTGGCATTTTCCGGAGTATGTACCGAAGAGTTGTGCAGTACGCGCGATAATATGAAAATGTTCAATTCATTGAACGCAAATGTAGCAGCAATCAGTGCAGATAGTTTTTTTACTTTGAGGGAGTACAAAAAAGTTAACAATCTCAACTTTGAGCTCTTAAGTGACTTTAACAAAGAAGTATCTGCACAATTCAATTCTCTCTATGAAGAGTACTTTGGTATGAAAGGGGTTCCCAAACGTTCTGCCTTTGTCATCAATTCGAATATGCAGATAGAGCATATGGAGATACTGGAAGATTCGGATCGAATTCCGGACTTTCAGGAGATCATAAATGTGCTAAGCGGCAGTTAGCGATCCTTAACTGCAAATCATTTCAGGTAGCAATAGATGGTTTTTTAGAAAGGGGGATATGTGGAATAATCTCTACTTTACATAATATATATTATACGTAATATATCCATGCCGAATCTAAAGTATGCAGATATCGATATATTGCTTCTGCTTTACAACTTTAAGCCTATTTATCCCCAACCTCTACATCAAAGCTGCCATCGGTATTACAGTCAATCCTGATCTTATCCAATATTGCATCTGTGTTAACCCCGCCCATGATATGAACACGGCCGGTTTCCCCGTGCTTCTTATATCGGCTCGATAACCTGTATAAATCGATGACCAGAATCAGTAAATTTTTTCGTCCTTGAAAACGGTCATTCAGAAAACTGTTTAAGTCACCGGCCGTCACGCATTCCACAAATTCTTTTTCATGGAAATCTTCAGGCTTGTAATATCCGCCTTTATTAAGGTCACGCCATTTGCGCCTCGATACTACATGAAAGATCAAATCTGATTTTAAAGACATAATAATTCTTACGTTTTATTTCTTGCAATGTGAAACAATGCATCTCCTTTGTGAATTACCGGACTGTTATTGAGTCCGATGATCCTTCCGTCATGCGGATTTACGATTCTGAAGCTTTCATTGCCATACGGGTCTGTTATGAAGCCCAGAACCTGTCTCTTTTTAATGTGGTCGCCAAGAATTACTTTCGGATGAAACAATCCTGCATACCGTGCCCGTATCCAGCTGCTTTTCATGTAGAGCTCTGTGCCATTTGCCTGCTCTGAGGCTTTTTCAATCATGCCCAGATACCTCATCAACCGTAAGGTACCCTCAATTCCCTCGCGGATACCGCTCTGGTCCAGCCGCAGAGATTCACCGGTTTCAAACACAAGGATACGCTTGCCCTTGCTGAAAGCAGCCTTGCGAAATGTTTTTTGAATCAGGGGTGAATGAAGGATAACCGGAGGCGCAAAAGCACGTGCAAGTTCAAGATTTTTTTCATTATCGAAACTGCATCGTATTTGCGGATAGTTGGATCGGCTTGCACCCCCGGTGTGAAAATCGATACCGTAATCGATTGCCGGTATCAGCTGTTTCATGATGCTGTATGCTACAAGCTTAGCCAGCGATCCCCCTTTAACCCCCGGAAAACTGCGGTTTATGTCTTTTCCATCCGGAACTCCCCGCACATTTTGAATAAAACCATACACATTCATTAGCGGTACGGCAATTACTGTCCCGGTTTCAGGAACAACCATATTCCTGGCAATCATTCGCCGTACGATTTCGATGCCGTTTATTTCATCTCCATGCATACCGCCGCTCAGTAAAAGTACCGGTCCGTCTTTCTTAGCACGAATTACCCGAACAGGAAGCGTTATGTCAGTGTATGTCGGAAGCCGCGATATGCTGATTTCAATCATCCGATCTTCACCGCGGCTAACGCGCTCACCGTTAATCTCAACAATGTCAGGCATTGGACTTAATCCTTCGTCTTGTCTTTTTCTTTCTGTGCCCTTCAATCATGCCGACTACATATGAGATTATATCACTTGCAATGTCCCGGTTTGTTGTTTTTTCAATGCCTTCCAGGCCAGGTGACGAGTTCACTTCGAGTACCAGCGGGCCGCGCTCCGACTGCAGCATATCGACTCCGGCTATCGAAAGACCCATTGCTTTTGCAGCTGTGAGAGCCACTTCTCTCTCCTTTTTACTGAGTTTTATTAACTTTCCGGAGCCGCCCTGATGCAGATTGGATCGGAATTCTCCCTCCTTTCCCTGCCTCTTCATCGATCCTACCACTTTATTCCCGATTACAAAGGCACGAATATCAGCCCCTTTGGCTTCTTCAATAAACTCCTGAACAATCACCCTGGCTTTCATACTATGAAAGGCCTCAATAATAGATTCTGCTGCTTTTTTAGTGGGTGCAAGCACAACACCA
Coding sequences within:
- a CDS encoding NuoI/complex I 23 kDa subunit family protein; its protein translation is MQQNLDKPAANSLSEDFTRERKLSFLERIYLPEIFKGLWYSFKQMFAPQFTLNYPEEKWDPPAIFRGRPVLVEDDGRERCVACGLCARACPPLAISMQANEDSEDPKERYPDFFEINMLRCIYCGYCEEVCPEEAIVMSKDYDIVFESREDAVYDKDRLLVPKEDLKERLDYLKEYRNRQFGQFWDFQEENNIHSVRDRDREWNTGLSLVDMLEQQKRNDATKASSNWSV
- a CDS encoding redoxin domain-containing protein translates to MTLKTGDTVEDFSLQNTEGKPVALSELIGEDRVVLLFFPLAFSGVCTEELCSTRDNMKMFNSLNANVAAISADSFFTLREYKKVNNLNFELLSDFNKEVSAQFNSLYEEYFGMKGVPKRSAFVINSNMQIEHMEILEDSDRIPDFQEIINVLSGS
- a CDS encoding succinylglutamate desuccinylase/aspartoacylase family protein; the protein is MPDIVEINGERVSRGEDRMIEISISRLPTYTDITLPVRVIRAKKDGPVLLLSGGMHGDEINGIEIVRRMIARNMVVPETGTVIAVPLMNVYGFIQNVRGVPDGKDINRSFPGVKGGSLAKLVAYSIMKQLIPAIDYGIDFHTGGASRSNYPQIRCSFDNEKNLELARAFAPPVILHSPLIQKTFRKAAFSKGKRILVFETGESLRLDQSGIREGIEGTLRLMRYLGMIEKASEQANGTELYMKSSWIRARYAGLFHPKVILGDHIKKRQVLGFITDPYGNESFRIVNPHDGRIIGLNNSPVIHKGDALFHIARNKT
- the rimK gene encoding 30S ribosomal protein S6--L-glutamate ligase gives rise to the protein MQHKALRIAILSRNRSLYSTKRLIEAIENKGHEAIVLDHLKCDIVIEQDQPAIFYGGKKITHIDAVIPRIGASVTFYGAAVVRQFEMMNVPTAVESQALVRSRDKLRSLQILARSNVGMPKTVFTNYSKEVKNIIDSVGGAPLIVKLLEGTQGYGVVLAPTKKAAESIIEAFHSMKARVIVQEFIEEAKGADIRAFVIGNKVVGSMKRQGKEGEFRSNLHQGGSGKLIKLSKKEREVALTAAKAMGLSIAGVDMLQSERGPLVLEVNSSPGLEGIEKTTNRDIASDIISYVVGMIEGHRKKKTRRRIKSNA
- a CDS encoding DUF952 domain-containing protein, which gives rise to MSLKSDLIFHVVSRRKWRDLNKGGYYKPEDFHEKEFVECVTAGDLNSFLNDRFQGRKNLLILVIDLYRLSSRYKKHGETGRVHIMGGVNTDAILDKIRIDCNTDGSFDVEVGDK